The following is a genomic window from Bosea sp. RAC05.
GGGTCGGGCCGCGCCATGCGAGGCCCTGCCGCTCTTATGCCCGATTGCCGCGATAGGTTCTCTTCACGATGGCGATGACCGGTCTCAGGCAGGAGCCGCAGGCCCGTGCAGCGGGCTCGCTCGCGCCCCGCTCCACGGGCAGGGGGGTGAAGGTCCGGCGCGTGATCGCTCTGGCGGCGCTGGCCCTGTGCCTCGCCTTCGGACTGGCGCTGCTGCTCGGCTATGTCCGCTTCGCCTCCGCCATCGCCAGCCACGAGCCCGTCGCCGTCCCGCGCACGGACGCCATCGTCGTGGTCACCGGCGGTTCGCAGCGCGTCGGCGATGCGATCGGCCTGCTCGGCGCCGAGCGCGGCGCGCGCCTGCTGATCAGCGGCGTCAACGAGAAGACCGGCCGCGAGGAGCTGGCCAAGCTCAACCCCTCGGCCCGCGAACTGCTCACCTGCTGCGTCGATCTCGACTATCGCGCCCGCAACACCATCGGCAACGCCATCGAGGCGCGCCGCTGGGTGCGCAGCCACGGTTTCCGCTCGCTGCTGGTGGTGACCTCGAACTACCACATGCCCCGGACCATCGCCGAGTTTTCCCATGCCATGCCGGGGCTCAGGCTGGTGCCGCACCCGGTCGTGACCGACCAGATCGACACCACCGGCTGGTGGCATCGCTGGAGTGCGATCCGCGTTCTCCTGCCCGAATATGCGAAATACCTGGCGGCGCGCCTGCGCAGCGCCGTCGAGACCGATCCCGAAACCTCGCGCCTCTCGGTGATCATCGGCGGCCGCAAGCCGGTCTCCTCCAAGCCCGCAGAGCTGATGGGCCCGGAGCATGAAAGACGCAGCCAGCTGAAAAACGGCCATCATGACGGCTGAAGGCAGCCGCCGCGCTTGAC
Proteins encoded in this region:
- a CDS encoding YdcF family protein gives rise to the protein MTGLRQEPQARAAGSLAPRSTGRGVKVRRVIALAALALCLAFGLALLLGYVRFASAIASHEPVAVPRTDAIVVVTGGSQRVGDAIGLLGAERGARLLISGVNEKTGREELAKLNPSARELLTCCVDLDYRARNTIGNAIEARRWVRSHGFRSLLVVTSNYHMPRTIAEFSHAMPGLRLVPHPVVTDQIDTTGWWHRWSAIRVLLPEYAKYLAARLRSAVETDPETSRLSVIIGGRKPVSSKPAELMGPEHERRSQLKNGHHDG